The Nitrospirota bacterium nucleotide sequence GACCACAGCAGCGACATTATGGCCGGCGATCGGTTCATCATGTCCGTTTTTGACGCCGATGCAGAATTGGACAAGGTGCCACGCCAGATTCTAGCCAAAGTATATGTGACGAAGATTCGGGCAACCGTCGAGGCATACCGCCGGGACCGCGGTTCCCGGAATATCCTCCGGGGAGCCGCCTCTGCACTTGGTGCGACGCTCGGACTCATCGCGCTGGTCCTGCTCATTGACCGGGCCTTCCGCAGGCTCATTGCTGCGGTCGAAGTGAGATTCACTGCGAGGATCCGGGAGCTCCAGGCCATATCTCATGACATCGTCCGCACGGAATGGATATGGGGGATGATCCGGGGAAGCCTGAAGGCCGTCCGGGTCATCCTTATCCTGCTGGCCGTTTTTTTCTATATCAGTCTGGTCTTGAGCCTCTTCCCCTGGACGCGTACGTACGCCACACTCTTTCTTGACCTTGTTCTTGCACCGCTCGGCAGCATCGGCACTGCCGTCCTTGAATATCTACCGAAGCTCGTTTTTTTAATCATCCTGTTTTTTGTCGCTCGCTATGCCCTCAATCTCCTCCGGGCGTTCTTTCTTGGCGTCGAGCGGGGCACGATCAGGTTCTCGAGATTCGACGCAGAGTGGGCGATCCCGACGTACAAGATCGTAAGGCTTGCCGTCTTCGCCTTCACGGTGGTGGTGGCCTATCCCTATATCCCAGGCTCCGAGTCCCCGGCGTTCAAAGGCCTCTCGCTCTTTCTCGGGGTCATCGTGTCCTTAGGCTCTTCCTCGGCCATCTCGAATATTGTTGCCGGCTACATGCTCACGTATCGACGTGCGTACAAGCTCGGAGATCGGGTTAGGATCGGCGAGGTGATCGGCGATGTGGCTGAGATCAGGCTACAGGTCACCCATCTCCATACCGTGAAGAACGAGGAGATCATCGTACCCAACTCGACGATCCTCAATAGCCACGTCGTCAATTACAGTTCGCTCGCGCGCACCCGAGGTCTCATCCTGCACACCACGGTGGGGATCGGCTACGAGACGTCATGGCGCCAGGTCGACGCGATGTTGCGAATCGCGGCCGATAGAACGGCGGGGCTCCTCAAGGAGCCCGCACCGTTTGTGTTACAGACTTCGCTGGGAGATTTTTGCGTGACCTACGAGCTCAATGCCTACTCCAATGATGCGCACGGCATGGCTGCGCTGTATTCGGAGATGCACCGGAACATCCTGGACGTGTTCAACGAGTATGGCGTGCAGATCATGACCCCGGCCTACGAAGGCGACCCGGCGCAGGCCAAGGTCGTGCCCAAGGAACAGTGGTACCAACCGCCGGCTAAGCCGGATGACCAGACTGTAGACGGTTAGGGCAATCATGTACAAGGGACATCGGAAGGAGGGAACAAGATGTCAGAGATGAAAACAGCATACTTGAAGGTCCAGTATCTGGATGGGACCATGCAGCGGTTCGAGTATGCACGGGCGGAAGAAAAGACGAATGTAGCCGAGCGGATCAGGGAGATGCTCCAGACGGGGACGCTCGTTCTGCAGATACCGGGCCCGAATCGGCTCCTGGTTATCCCGTTCAGCAGCATCCGGAGCATCGAGGTCGTGCCTCCGCCGCCCAAAATGCCCGGTGTTGTCATCAAGATCGTACGGGAGATGGAACAGCCGTAATCCGTTCTTCTCTACGAAGAGCCCTGCTGCAACGACGTCTCTTAAGGCACGCGCAGCCATCCGGACCAGGTAGTTGGCTTTGCACATCCGGATCGGACTGAGGAAGCAGAACTTCGTAAGAGAGCCAGCTCTTTGCTCGACTGGTCGCACCGGTGAACTAAACATCGTTGATCGTTAAGACCGGTCTGGTGACCATGGCCATCGCGCACGAGGGTGAAGAGCATTAAGGAGGGCAATGAAAATGAATAACAGCGAGGAAGTGAAAAGGTTGGAAGAGGCCCGAAAGGGGAAGGTTCTTTGGAAGAAGTGGGGACCCTATCTCAGCGAGCGGCAGTGGGGGACCGTGCGCGAGGACTACAGCGAAGGCGGCGACGCCTGGAACTTCTTCACCCACGATCAGTCCCGCTCGCGCGCCTATCGCTGGGGCGAGGACGGCATCGCCGGCATTTCCGACGACAAGCAGCGGCTCTGCTTTGCTCTCGCCCTGTGGAACGGGAAGGACGCGATCCTGAAGGAGCGGCTCTTCGGCCTCACCAACAGCGAAGGCAACCACGGCGAGGACGTGAAGGAGTACTATTTTTATCTCGACAGCACGCCGACACACTCGTACATGAAGTATCTCTACAAGTACCCCCAGGCTGCCTATCCCTATGCTGAACTGGTGGAAACGAACAAGCGTCGCAACCGGAACGAGATGGAGTATGAGCTTCTCGACACCGGGGTCTTCAATGACGACCGGTACTTCGACGTCTTCGTTGAGTACGCCAAGGCCGGCGCAGAGGATATCCTCATCAAGATCACGGCCCACAACCGCGGGCCCGAGGCTGCGGAGCTGCATCTCCTGCCCACACTCTGGTTCCGCAACGACTGGGCTGACTGGATCACTCAATCCAACAGGGCTGCCGGGAAGCCGGATATCAGCCAGATCAAGTCACCCGCGGGCACGAGCGCGGCAAAGGCGACACATTCGCTGCTGGGTCAGTTCATCTTTTCCTGTGAAGGAGAAGTTCCGCTGCTTTTTACCGAGAACTCGACGAACTACGAAAGGCTCTTTCCCGGCCAGACGAGTGTCACCACGTACGTCAAGGACGGCATCAACGACTTCGTGGTCCTGGGCCGCAGGGAAACGGTGAACCCCGAAAAGACCGGTACAAAGGTAGCGGCACACTACCGGCAGGTCGTCGGTCCGGGTAAGTCGGCGACCGTGCGTCTGCGCCTGGCCGCCAACGGCGGTGCCGGGCCCTTCGGACCGGAGTTCGACGCCATCTTCGCGTCACGGCTCACGGAGGCGGACGAGTTCTACCGGTCCGTTACTCCGCCCTCGGTATCCCCGGACGCGGCCAACGTGATGCGCCAGGCCATCGCGGGCATGCTCTGGTCCAAGCAGTTCTTCTTCTTCGACGGCGACAGCTGGCTGGAGGAGCACAATTCCCATCCGCTCCATCACGGTTATCGGAACTCCCGGAACTCGGAGTGGTTTCATATGGTGAACCAGGATATCATCTCCATGCCCGACAAGTGGGAGTATCCCTGGTATGCGGCATGGGACCTTGCCTTCCACACCCTCCCGCTCTCCATTGTCGACCCCGACTTCGCGAAGGACCAGATGGAACTGATGTTGAAGAACGTTTACCTGCACCCTAACGGCCAGATGCCTGCCTATGAGTGGAATTTCAGCGACGTGAACCCGCCGGTACACGCCTTTGCGACGCTCTTCCTGCACCGCACCGAGCAGGCCCTGCGCGGCGAGACGGACATCGATTTTCTCAGGGCAACGTTCAACAAGCTGGTGCTGAACTTCACCTGGTGGGTGAACCGCAAGGACCGGTTCGGCAAGAACGTCTTCGAGGGAGGGTTCCTCGGACTGGACAACATCGGCGT carries:
- a CDS encoding mechanosensitive ion channel family protein, with the translated sequence MAKYLITLAVLLTLASGQVALSSEPAKIVADREAAVQTESVRIDGSALFQVRGISAHPARERAAAIADRIIALADDPELKVDSIVAVESDHSSDIMAGDRFIMSVFDADAELDKVPRQILAKVYVTKIRATVEAYRRDRGSRNILRGAASALGATLGLIALVLLIDRAFRRLIAAVEVRFTARIRELQAISHDIVRTEWIWGMIRGSLKAVRVILILLAVFFYISLVLSLFPWTRTYATLFLDLVLAPLGSIGTAVLEYLPKLVFLIILFFVARYALNLLRAFFLGVERGTIRFSRFDAEWAIPTYKIVRLAVFAFTVVVAYPYIPGSESPAFKGLSLFLGVIVSLGSSSAISNIVAGYMLTYRRAYKLGDRVRIGEVIGDVAEIRLQVTHLHTVKNEEIIVPNSTILNSHVVNYSSLARTRGLILHTTVGIGYETSWRQVDAMLRIAADRTAGLLKEPAPFVLQTSLGDFCVTYELNAYSNDAHGMAALYSEMHRNILDVFNEYGVQIMTPAYEGDPAQAKVVPKEQWYQPPAKPDDQTVDG
- a CDS encoding glucosidase; translated protein: MNNSEEVKRLEEARKGKVLWKKWGPYLSERQWGTVREDYSEGGDAWNFFTHDQSRSRAYRWGEDGIAGISDDKQRLCFALALWNGKDAILKERLFGLTNSEGNHGEDVKEYYFYLDSTPTHSYMKYLYKYPQAAYPYAELVETNKRRNRNEMEYELLDTGVFNDDRYFDVFVEYAKAGAEDILIKITAHNRGPEAAELHLLPTLWFRNDWADWITQSNRAAGKPDISQIKSPAGTSAAKATHSLLGQFIFSCEGEVPLLFTENSTNYERLFPGQTSVTTYVKDGINDFVVLGRRETVNPEKTGTKVAAHYRQVVGPGKSATVRLRLAANGGAGPFGPEFDAIFASRLTEADEFYRSVTPPSVSPDAANVMRQAIAGMLWSKQFFFFDGDSWLEEHNSHPLHHGYRNSRNSEWFHMVNQDIISMPDKWEYPWYAAWDLAFHTLPLSIVDPDFAKDQMELMLKNVYLHPNGQMPAYEWNFSDVNPPVHAFATLFLHRTEQALRGETDIDFLRATFNKLVLNFTWWVNRKDRFGKNVFEGGFLGLDNIGVFDRSAPLPTGGHLEQADGTAWMALFSQNMLELAIELAAHDRTYEDMVVKFAEHFYYIAAAMNRSGQDGMWDDEDGFYYDLLCLPDGSAQRLKVRSMVGLLPLCATTVIEKLQRERIPGAMEQIFIRIGRMPELVKTIHPTGPGHLGVADRGIMALVNPDRLRRILTKMLDENEFLGPYGIRSLSKFHEQHPFVFHVNGQEHRVDYLPAESNTGMFGGNSNWRGPVWMPVNAMIIRSLLNFYLYYGDNFKIECPTGSGKMMNLFEVSKEISDRLANIFLRDKKGKRPVYGGTEKFQTDPHWRDHILFYEYFHGDNGAGLGASHQTGWTGLVAELIQLYGLLDPKKALEGGKATVFAKGERVVGKVRT